A genomic window from Pseudomonas alcaligenes includes:
- the ruvC gene encoding crossover junction endodeoxyribonuclease RuvC, whose product MTLILGIDPGSRITGYGVVRDTGRGCEYVASGCIRTGEGDLASRLQKVFRGVSEVIRLHEPVTMGIEQVFMAKNADSALKLGQARGAAIVAGIEAGLDVSEYTASQVKQAIAGTGGADKQQVMMMVMHLLRLTQKPQIDASDALAIALCHAHHRQSLIPHGLLGAKRRSGRLRL is encoded by the coding sequence ATGACCCTGATTCTTGGCATCGACCCCGGCTCGCGCATCACCGGCTACGGCGTGGTGCGCGACACCGGACGCGGCTGTGAATACGTGGCCTCCGGCTGCATCCGCACCGGCGAGGGCGATCTGGCCAGCCGCCTGCAGAAGGTGTTTCGCGGCGTCAGCGAGGTGATTCGCCTGCACGAGCCGGTGACCATGGGCATCGAGCAGGTGTTCATGGCCAAGAATGCCGATTCCGCGCTCAAGCTCGGCCAGGCCCGCGGCGCGGCGATAGTCGCCGGCATCGAGGCTGGGCTGGATGTCAGCGAGTACACCGCCAGCCAGGTCAAGCAGGCCATCGCCGGTACCGGCGGGGCGGACAAGCAGCAGGTGATGATGATGGTCATGCACCTGCTCAGGCTCACCCAGAAGCCGCAGATCGACGCATCCGACGCCCTGGCCATCGCCCTTTGCCACGCTCATCACCGGCAGAGCCTGATTCCCCACGGCCTGCTTGGCGCCAAACGGCGCAGCGGCCGCCTGCGCCTGTAA
- the ruvB gene encoding Holliday junction branch migration DNA helicase RuvB produces the protein MIEADRLITASSRDRDEQLDRAIRPLALAEYIGQPVVREQMELFIQAAKNRQEALDHTLIFGPPGLGKTTLANIIAQEMGVSIKSTSGPVLERPGDLAALLTNLEAGDVLFVDEIHRLSPVVEEVLYPAMEDFQLDIMIGEGPAARSIKLDLPPFTLVGATTRAGMLTNPLRDRFGIVQRLEFYSSEDLATIVSRSAGILGLHIDPEGAFEIARRARGTPRIANRLLRRVRDFAEVRAGGQISRSIADQALNMLDVDERGFDHQDRRLLLAMIDKFDGGPVGIDNLAAAIGEERGTIEDVLEPYLIQQGYIMRTPRGRVVTRHAYLHFGLNLPKRLGEAPVADLFDGNE, from the coding sequence GTGATCGAAGCCGACCGTCTCATTACCGCCAGCAGCCGCGACCGCGACGAGCAGCTGGACCGTGCCATCCGCCCCCTGGCGCTGGCCGAATACATCGGCCAGCCGGTGGTGCGCGAGCAGATGGAGCTGTTCATCCAGGCCGCCAAGAACCGCCAGGAAGCCTTGGATCACACCCTGATCTTCGGCCCTCCCGGCCTGGGCAAGACCACCCTGGCCAACATCATCGCCCAGGAAATGGGCGTGTCGATCAAGAGCACCTCGGGCCCGGTGCTGGAGCGCCCGGGTGACCTGGCGGCGCTGCTGACCAATCTGGAGGCCGGCGATGTGCTGTTCGTCGACGAGATCCATCGCCTGTCGCCGGTGGTCGAGGAAGTGCTGTATCCGGCCATGGAGGACTTCCAGCTCGACATCATGATCGGCGAGGGCCCGGCTGCCCGCTCGATCAAACTTGACCTGCCGCCCTTCACCCTGGTCGGCGCCACCACCCGCGCCGGCATGCTGACCAATCCGCTGCGTGATCGTTTCGGCATCGTCCAGCGCCTGGAGTTCTATTCCAGCGAGGATCTGGCCACCATCGTCAGTCGCTCGGCCGGCATTCTCGGTCTGCATATCGACCCCGAAGGCGCCTTCGAGATCGCCCGTCGCGCCCGTGGCACGCCGCGTATCGCCAACCGCCTGCTGCGCCGCGTGCGCGACTTCGCCGAAGTGCGCGCCGGCGGGCAGATCAGCCGGAGCATCGCCGACCAGGCGCTGAACATGCTGGACGTCGACGAACGTGGCTTCGACCACCAGGACCGCCGTCTACTGCTGGCCATGATCGACAAGTTCGACGGCGGCCCGGTGGGCATCGACAACCTGGCGGCGGCCATCGGCGAGGAGCGCGGCACCATCGAGGACGTGCTCGAACCCTACCTGATCCAGCAGGGCTACATCATGCGTACGCCGCGCGGCAGGGTGGTGACCCGGCATGCCTACCTGCACTTCGGCCTGAATCTGCCGAAGCGCCTGGGTGAAGCGCCGGTCGCGGACCTGTTCGACGGCAACGAATAG
- the aspS gene encoding aspartate--tRNA ligase, whose translation MMRSHYCGQLNESLDGQEITLCGWVHRRRDHGGVIFLDIRDREGLAQVVFDPDRAETFAKADRVRSEYVVKITGKVRLRPAGAVNPNMASGAIEVLGYELDVLNEAETPPFPLNEYTDVGEETRLRYRFVDLRRPEMAEKLKLRSRITSSIRRYLDDNGFLDVETPILTRATPEGARDYLVPSRTHAGSFFALPQSPQLFKQLLMVAGFDRYYQIAKCFRDEDLRADRQPEFTQIDLETSFLDENDIMGITETMIRNLFKEVLGVEFGPLPHMTLAEAMRRFGSDKPDLRIPLELVDVADQLKDVEFKVFSGPANDPKGRVAALRVPGAAAMPRSQIDDYTKFVGNYGAKGLAYIKVNERAKGVEGLQSPIVKFIPEDNLKVILDRVGAVDGDIVFFGADRAKVVCDALGALRIKVGHDLNLLTCEWAPLWVVDFPMFEENDDGSLTAMHHPFTAPKCSPAELEANPAAALSRAYDMVLNGTELGGGSIRIHDKAMQQTVFRVLGISEEEQQEKFGFLLDALKYGAPPHGGLAFGLDRLVMLMTGASSIREVIAFPKTQSAACVMTQAPGVVDNKALRELHIRLREQAKAE comes from the coding sequence GCCTGGACGGCCAGGAAATCACCCTTTGCGGTTGGGTCCATCGCCGTCGCGACCATGGTGGCGTGATCTTCCTCGACATTCGCGACCGTGAAGGCCTGGCCCAGGTGGTATTCGACCCGGATCGCGCCGAGACCTTCGCCAAGGCCGACCGCGTGCGCAGTGAATACGTGGTCAAGATCACCGGCAAGGTGCGCCTGCGCCCGGCTGGCGCGGTCAACCCGAACATGGCCAGCGGTGCCATCGAGGTGCTGGGCTACGAGCTGGACGTGCTCAACGAGGCGGAAACCCCGCCGTTCCCGCTCAACGAATACACCGACGTCGGCGAGGAAACCCGCCTGCGTTATCGCTTCGTCGACCTGCGCCGCCCGGAAATGGCCGAGAAGCTCAAGCTGCGTTCGCGCATTACCAGCAGCATCCGTCGCTACCTGGACGACAACGGTTTCCTCGACGTCGAGACGCCGATCCTGACCCGCGCCACCCCGGAAGGCGCGCGTGACTACCTGGTGCCGAGCCGTACCCATGCCGGCAGCTTCTTCGCCCTGCCGCAGTCGCCGCAGCTGTTCAAGCAACTGTTGATGGTGGCCGGCTTCGACCGCTACTACCAGATCGCCAAGTGCTTCCGCGACGAGGACCTGCGTGCCGATCGTCAGCCGGAATTCACCCAGATCGACCTGGAAACCAGCTTCCTCGACGAAAACGACATCATGGGCATCACCGAGACCATGATCCGCAACCTGTTCAAGGAAGTGCTGGGCGTCGAGTTCGGCCCGCTGCCGCACATGACCCTGGCCGAGGCCATGCGCCGCTTCGGTTCCGACAAGCCGGACCTGCGCATCCCGCTGGAGCTGGTGGATGTCGCCGACCAGCTCAAGGACGTCGAGTTCAAGGTGTTCTCCGGTCCGGCCAACGACCCGAAGGGCCGCGTCGCTGCCCTGCGCGTGCCGGGCGCCGCTGCCATGCCGCGCAGCCAGATCGACGACTACACCAAGTTCGTCGGCAACTACGGTGCCAAGGGCCTGGCTTACATCAAGGTCAACGAGCGCGCCAAGGGCGTCGAGGGCCTGCAGTCGCCGATCGTCAAGTTCATCCCGGAAGACAACCTCAAGGTCATCCTCGACCGCGTCGGTGCCGTCGATGGCGACATCGTGTTCTTCGGCGCCGACCGCGCCAAGGTGGTCTGTGATGCCCTGGGTGCCCTGCGCATCAAGGTCGGTCACGACCTCAATCTGCTCACCTGCGAGTGGGCGCCGCTGTGGGTGGTCGACTTCCCGATGTTCGAGGAGAACGACGATGGCAGCCTGACCGCCATGCACCACCCCTTCACCGCGCCCAAGTGCAGCCCGGCCGAGCTCGAGGCCAATCCGGCCGCGGCCCTGTCGCGCGCCTACGACATGGTGCTCAACGGTACCGAGCTGGGTGGCGGTTCGATCCGTATCCACGACAAGGCCATGCAGCAGACCGTGTTCCGCGTGCTGGGCATCAGCGAGGAGGAGCAGCAGGAGAAATTCGGCTTCCTGCTGGACGCCCTCAAGTACGGTGCGCCGCCCCATGGTGGCCTGGCCTTCGGCCTGGATCGCCTGGTGATGCTGATGACCGGCGCCAGCTCGATCCGCGAAGTGATCGCCTTCCCGAAAACCCAGAGCGCGGCCTGTGTCATGACCCAGGCGCCGGGTGTGGTGGACAACAAGGCGCTGCGCGAGCTGCATATCCGCCTGCGCGAACAGGCCAAGGCCGAGTGA
- the ybgC gene encoding tol-pal system-associated acyl-CoA thioesterase, with protein sequence MRAQNEAQPFALRCRVYYEDTDAGGIVYYVNYLKFMERARTECLRSLGFAQSQLAGENLLFVVHSAEARYHAPARLDDELFITAEVIELNRASLRFRQQVRRVTDEALLCEGQFVVACVRTDNLKPRAIPEALRAAFAGMGQVTAGE encoded by the coding sequence ATGCGCGCGCAAAACGAGGCCCAGCCTTTCGCCCTCAGGTGTCGGGTGTATTACGAGGACACCGACGCCGGCGGCATCGTCTACTACGTCAACTACCTCAAGTTCATGGAGCGGGCTCGTACCGAGTGCCTGCGCAGTCTGGGTTTCGCCCAGTCGCAGCTGGCCGGGGAGAATCTGCTGTTCGTCGTGCATTCCGCCGAGGCGCGCTATCACGCACCGGCCCGGCTGGACGACGAACTTTTTATCACCGCCGAGGTGATCGAGTTAAACCGTGCCAGCCTGCGTTTTCGTCAACAGGTGCGGCGGGTAACGGATGAGGCGCTGCTCTGCGAGGGGCAGTTCGTGGTGGCCTGTGTGCGCACCGACAATTTGAAACCCCGTGCCATCCCCGAGGCGCTGCGCGCAGCCTTCGCCGGCATGGGTCAAGTCACAGCAGGAGAGTAG
- a CDS encoding YebC/PmpR family DNA-binding transcriptional regulator, whose translation MAGHSKWANIKHRKGRQDAKRGKIFTKLIRELTVAAKHGGGVPADNPRLRLAVDKALTANMSRDVIDRAIARGTGNTEADNMVELSYEGYAPSGVAIIIEAMTDNRNRTAAEVRHAFTKCGGNLGTDGSVAYMFERKGQISFAPGVNEDALMEAALEAGADDVEMGEDGSAMVSTSFADFLAVNEALTAAGFKGEEAEVAMIPSTMAPITDLDTAKKVLKLIDMLEDLDDVQNVYHNAEISDEIMEQLD comes from the coding sequence ATGGCCGGTCATTCCAAATGGGCCAACATCAAGCACCGCAAGGGGCGTCAGGACGCCAAGCGCGGCAAGATCTTCACCAAGCTGATCCGCGAGCTGACCGTGGCCGCCAAGCATGGCGGCGGCGTGCCGGCGGATAACCCGCGTCTGCGCCTGGCAGTGGACAAGGCCCTCACGGCCAATATGTCACGCGATGTGATCGACCGCGCCATCGCTCGCGGCACCGGCAACACCGAAGCCGACAACATGGTAGAGCTGAGCTACGAGGGCTACGCGCCGAGTGGCGTGGCCATCATCATCGAAGCCATGACCGACAACCGCAACCGCACCGCCGCCGAAGTGCGCCATGCCTTCACCAAGTGCGGCGGCAACCTGGGCACCGACGGTTCCGTGGCCTACATGTTCGAGCGCAAGGGGCAGATCAGCTTTGCCCCCGGCGTGAACGAGGACGCCCTGATGGAGGCGGCCCTGGAGGCCGGCGCCGACGATGTGGAGATGGGCGAGGACGGCTCGGCGATGGTGTCGACCAGCTTCGCCGACTTCCTGGCGGTCAACGAGGCGCTGACCGCTGCCGGTTTCAAGGGCGAAGAGGCCGAGGTGGCGATGATTCCGTCGACCATGGCGCCGATCACCGACCTGGACACCGCCAAGAAGGTGCTCAAGCTGATCGACATGCTGGAAGACCTGGACGACGTGCAGAACGTCTACCACAACGCGGAAATCTCCGACGAGATCATGGAGCAGCTCGACTGA
- the ruvA gene encoding Holliday junction branch migration protein RuvA — protein MIGRLKGTLAEKQPPHLILDVNGVGYELEVPMTTLYRLPAVGQAVTLHTHLVVREDAHLLYGFFEKRERELFRELIRLNGVGPKLALALMSGLEVDELVRCVQAQDTSTLVKIPGVGKKTAERLLVELKDRFKAWETMPSIATLVVEPRAGVAVSSAENDALSALIALGFKPQEASKAVAAIKEEGLSSEEMIRRALKGMV, from the coding sequence GTGATCGGACGCCTCAAGGGCACCCTGGCGGAAAAGCAGCCGCCGCATTTGATCCTCGACGTGAATGGCGTCGGCTACGAGCTGGAAGTGCCGATGACCACCCTCTACCGCCTGCCGGCGGTGGGGCAGGCGGTGACCCTGCACACCCACCTGGTGGTGCGCGAGGATGCCCACCTGCTCTATGGTTTCTTCGAGAAGCGTGAACGCGAGCTGTTTCGCGAGCTGATCCGGCTCAATGGCGTCGGCCCCAAGCTGGCCCTGGCGCTGATGTCCGGGCTGGAGGTGGATGAGCTGGTGCGCTGCGTGCAGGCCCAGGATACCTCGACCCTGGTGAAGATCCCCGGCGTCGGCAAGAAGACCGCCGAGCGCCTGCTGGTGGAGCTCAAGGATCGCTTCAAGGCCTGGGAGACCATGCCGTCCATCGCCACGCTGGTGGTGGAACCTCGTGCTGGCGTGGCAGTCTCAAGCGCGGAGAACGATGCCTTGAGCGCATTGATCGCCCTCGGCTTCAAGCCGCAGGAAGCCAGCAAGGCCGTGGCAGCGATCAAGGAAGAGGGTCTGTCCAGCGAAGAAATGATCCGTCGAGCCCTCAAGGGCATGGTCTAA